GACTGTGGCTGAAGAGGTGTGGCAAAGGTCAAGTTGAGGgaactggtgggagggaggagccaTGAAGGAAAGTCAGGTACCTGAAGCCCAATTTTTGGGAGAATACTCCCATCTGCCCTGGGGCTCTCATCTCTAAGAACACAGCCATTATACTATGAAGCTAATACTGGCAGGGACCAATATGGTCAGATTCCATCCCAATCAATACCTCCCTCCCCAAGCCTCTCCACCAACCCCAAACAGACAACAGCACCTGGTGAGAGAAGAGGCACTGGCATTCCCACAAGGCTCtgcaagagaatttaaaaagaaaccacgATAAGTTCTAGGCTCATGACAGCCCTGTCTCAGGCTTCTTCAGCCTCTCCAGAGGACAAAAGAGGGTGGCCACAAGTGTTGTCCAGGGTCTTACCTTGGGAGAGAGGCAGCCCCTGGTCTATTCCTTGCTGAAAGACTGACAATCTCAGCCTCCGCTTCCTCCTGCCAGGAGCCAGCAGACCTAGAGCCAGGGTTGTAGGGGGCTCAAGCTCAGGAAGTTGCAGCTCCAGGCTACAAGGATGAAACTTATCTCAGGCCAGGAAGCCCAATATTGGCTTCTGGGACCCTCAAGAGGCTCCCTGATCAGAGCTACCCAACAGCCCAGTGCAAGGGGGAGAATTCATTGTGCACCTGCCCCGAATGCTTTCCTGTCTAGAGGATTGGACCACCTGCGGTGTTGGCACTGGCTTGACCACTGACTCTGGCATCATGATGGAAGATTCTGGGGCTGCCAAAATAGCAAGAAGAAAGTAAGGTTGGCAGGGCAGGCTGCCCTGAATGAGAGACACCATGGGACTGGTGTCTAACTCCGACCAGCAAGCCAGTGTTCACTCACCAGTTAGAAGGATGTTCTTCAGCAGAGTCCGGGGTGTCTGTTCCTCCAGGTGTCCACTGGTTTGAACATGGGCCAATCTGCCAATAGACTTTGGGTGAAAGCATCAAGTAATCAGTCTGTTTGTTTGCCTTGAGATTCCCTCAAGGTGGGCTCCAGAGCAGAGCTAGACCTCAGGGTCCCCTGAATGCAGCAAGAGCCCTGTAGGGGTCAATGGGCTGGGGCACTTACCCTGGCTCTTTGGGAACGCCGCCTTGCATTCGTCTTTGTTGAGCTGCTCAACCTCCTGGAGGAAGGTGTTTCAAGTAGGGATTTCTGGGCACTGTGTAAAGACCAATTGCTCTGAGAATTAAGTAGGGACAGGAAACTAGAGGATGCAGAGATGTGCTTTCATCACGAATCTTGGCCTAAAGCCCTTTTCCCTCAAGGCCAAGGAACCAGAAACCACTTGCCCCACCCCTAGCGCCTGTTCTCAGCTCTGTATCAACAAGGTTGTGGATGAAGGGGAACCTGAGGGATATGGGAATAGAGAGGGACCATAATGACCTACCTAGAGAGAGGGACTGAGGAAACCTTTCCAGAACTGACTTTCTTAGAAGCAGAGGTTAGCCACACAGACAAGAGAAGCAAATGGAACAGTATCCATTCCTGACATTAAAATAACAACccaagggagcacctgggtggctcagtcggttgagcatcgccctctgtgctgacagtgcggagcctgcttgggattccctgtctccttctctgcccctctccctctagtgcacatgctctctctctctcaaaaataaataaataaacattaaaaaaaataacccaagaaggattttaaatattttgaaggctTTTAAATGCCTGTCAGGGTTTGACAGCAACTTCTACATGGGTCACACCAGTCCTAGTCTCTTCTTTCCAGTCTCCCTCAAATTCCCAAGGCATAGCTCCCACATCACTTATAGGTCTAAAACCTACAACGAACAGCTTCCCAGCGCCTATAAAAGAACTGCACTGCCCCTGTCTGGCTGATGTCAAATTCCACACCCTCTGCACCATGAGCTCATCACAGCCCTCATCCACTGTCACTGCCACTACGTCAAGCCAATTCCCTACTCCCTAGCAAAACATCTTTCTAGTTCCTGCCTCCCGAATTCTACGTAGGCTGTTCTCTATAGCTCCTTTCCCATCTTTCAGAAGGACCCTCCAGGAAAAGGGGAGTGAATGTGCAGGGAAAGGTGGAGGACACACAGGAGGCAGGGCAGATGCTTGGACACACTCTGGGCTGATGTCGGGGAAGCTGGCCCGTAGAACGGGCCAAAAGGCCAGATTCTGAGCGCCTATCCTTCACCGGAAGCCGAAACCCAAAGACCCGAACGTGATTTGAGGTCCGTGGTCCCGAGACTTGTCAGCCTGGAGTCCCTGGGCGGCGGGCACCAACAGCTGGCCTGAGCCTAGCTAGAAGGGTGGAGCCAGTTCTCAGAACCCTGAGTCCTGCGCCTCTCCGAGACTCagttcccctttccctttccaaaCGGGGTCTCCCACGGAAACCTAACCCCCTAATCCTTCTGGTTGCTCATATGCTCGCGCAGCGCCCTCACATACCCAATTCCAGCACTTCGGCGTCGCTGCGGGGTGCGTGTGTCCGCGGTATCCAGCACGCGCCGCAGCAACGTGCGTGTGGTAGGCTCGCTGTCCTGGCTGTAGCTATCCGCCATTGCCTCAGCCATTCGCTCTCCCACCCAACTGCTCAGGTGGGCCGCTCCACCGCCTTCCCGCCGCCGCGTTTGAGCCAACTCTCGCGAGTCGGCAGGCCGCGAGGCTGCCGCACAGCCTCACGGGAGTTGCGGTTCCAACCCTACCCGCTCAGAGGACCCTGGCGCGGTCGTTGTAAACTCTGAATTGGAGGCACTGTTACCAGGGAGTGAACCTGGGCAAATGTGTGCCATCAGTCGAagacttggtttcttcatctgtaagttGAGGATGATACCCACCTAATAGGGGCCTGTACTGATCCAatgggataattttttaaagtttgtttaggTAATTTCTACatcaacgtggggctcaacttcaggatcctgggatcaagagtcacatgctctacttactgagcaagccaggcgcccctcattgagATAATGTTTAGCTCAGTGTCTTATATATAGTAAGCCAGGCCCTTAATAAATAGCAGTCACTATTAGAATGTCTCTTattcccatctccctctcctaGTTGAGTAGGCACACTTGGgccaggaaaaaataattttatcctgTATGTGATCTGGTCAGATTTGCATTTGTGAAAACTACTCAGCCTCAGAAGAGACCAGGCTGCAGGCTCAAAAGCTAGTGGGCTGTTTGTGATGCAGCAGAAATGTTATGATCTCCAAACACGTGCAATTTTGAGACGAAATTTGGCTTTCAAAGTTCTGTTAATGCTAGAGACTCTATTAGCACATTTTTCACCAAGACAGCCTTTCTTAAATTTTCATGGAAATTTAATTAGAACTTGAGTTCTGAGTTATGGTCTTATCCTTTTGCTCCTAGATGAGGTGTCCATGTGTTTTACATAATTGATTAAACTTTATAtttgctacttttaaaaaagaaaataatgagtgcatgaagcaagggagggaggagtaAGACAGGCAAGGAGCAGACCATGTGGGGTCTTACAGGCTCGGGAAAGGAGTTTGGACATTAATGCAATAGGCCACTGGAAGGATTTAAGCAGAGGAATTACATAACCATATTTTTTTTGGTATCCATGTGAACAACAGATTTTGTAGAGGAGGCAAGATTGGCAGCAGGGAGACTTGTGACAAGGTTGTAGCCTTTTTCCAGAGGTGACAAGATAGAAGGTGGGCAGGGCagtaggggtggggagagagctaTGCATTCTAGATatgttttaagtataaaagaTTATGTGTAGATTAGAGGTGATTTTATATACTGGAAGGTACGATTTTATTGAGCATCTTCAATGTTCTGTGCATGAAGAAACGATGTAAATTTGAgctcattaatattttttgaggaagGTACGTCTTGAGACAAGAATAGAATTCTATCAGTAATAGTatgacaatgaaaatacaaaacaatgtaACAATGATCTTTTGCTTTATCTCTACTGCAtacatttcataaacatttaatcatttaacaaagtgtgtattcatgtttttACTGTTGTATATTCATCCAAATGAATGCACATTTTTCAACATGGACTGCATTTCTAAGTTTGAAGGGGGTTCAAGCTGTGGACCTCAGCTGCATAGGCCAGGAGGAATGGAACTTCTTTCTGGTATGGGTCTGTGAAACCCATGCCACTAACCATGGAGCACGTTGATTGTGAACACAAAGTGCAAGGGTGATGTTTGCATGTTGGACCAGACAAATAGTTCATTGCCATTGTCCCGTATTtttccaaaacattaaaaaaaatttttttgggggggcgcctgggtggcgcagtcggttaagcgtccgacttcagccaggtcacgatctcgctgtccaggagttcgagccccgcgtcgggctctgggctgatggctcagagcctggagcctgcttcagattctgtgtctccctctctctctgcccctcccccgttcatgctctgtctctctctgtcccaaaaataaacaaacgttgaaaaaaaaattttttttttaaataaaaaaaatttttttaatgtttatttttgagaaagagaaagagcacgaatgggggaggtgcagagagagagggagacacagaatctgaagcaggctccaggctctgagctctcagcacagagcccaacgcagggcagGAACTCATaaaagcacaagatcatgacctgagctgaagttggatgtttaaccgactgagccacccaggcgccccatttaaaaaaaaaaaaattttaatgtttacaaaatattttaagaatgggTTCCTCttataataaaacactttaaaaaatgtaacagttAACTTGgggtgttcctttttctttcacatgCTTGTAAATAGCAgtatctttcttgtttttatatcaAATACTTAGAAGTAGTTTATACTAGGCTCCAATTTCACACCCATGGTTTGTaatcaggagggaaaaaaaattaggagggAGAATCAGGAGAAAGGGTGAAGAAAGGCAAGAAGCGGAGAAAGGGGGAACTCAGCAAAGGAGAGCTGTTTGCAAGTAACTTCCCTAaagacttcccagcctcctccctggttTTCCACAGCCTCTCTGGTCCTTTAGAACGTTTTCTCCTTAGAAgtagaggagtggggaggggtgttGTTACAATACAAATCCTGTCCATCCTCTGGTTCAACACACTTCAACAGCTCCCAGTCCTCTGCAGAATTAAATCCCAAATCTTTTAATTTAGCCCAGTTTGGTATCTTTTGGCGCTCCAGCTACCCAGCCTGGCATCTTCCAGGTTTTGAAGGGCGGAGCTTAGTTCTTTCTTGCCTCAGGGCCAGCTACTCCTCCCCACTCCAGCTTTTCAccgtttttttttcttcctgggacTCCGCCTCCCATTTTTTCCTCTGTCCTGTTCACTATTTTGTAGCACTTATTTCTGTGATTAGAAATCCATTCAGGTGCATTCACATCTATTATCCAAAAGTTGGACCCTCATCCCTCGCAGCAGTCAGGCCTGGTCAGTCAGCTCCTGCAAGGTTCCCAACACACTGCCCTGTGCCCGCCACACAGTAAGCATCTATTGGTGACTGGTGTTTAGGTCAGTAAGTGAGTCATCGCAAACATCGGCTGAATTAGGAGAGTGctcaaggcagagaaaggggctCCTGAGGTCTTTCTGGGCACTGAAGCCCCGGTCGCCCACCCAAGCCCCGCAGGAATGCTGTAGACTCACAACCGCCAGTGATTGAGGAACCGCTTCCGGCAAGGTTGTCGCTGGCACAACCTCACCCAACTCCTAGTCCCCTGTAACCCGGCCTCTCCTTTAGGCGGCGCTGCAGGCCACAACAGCCGAGTTCAGCGCAAGGCATTGCGGGATTTGTAGTTTTTGTGGGCAAATACCCAGGGCGCTTGCGCACTACAGAGGCGCGCGCCTCCcgcctccctacccccaccccccccggccGCCGTATCAGGATTCCAGGTCCTTGCGAAGGGCGGTCAGGAGACGGCGATGCAACCGAATACGCCTCTATAGTCGGCCGGGGATTAGCCGGGTGGGAGTAAGAATCTGTTCTGCGTGGGCCATAGCGGCGCCCAGGAAAGCGGCTGGAATTATCACTCCCCCGCTCCGGAAGTGAGCAGCTTCTGGCGTGGTGCATTGTGGGGGGCGTAGTCCTCCTTCCCGGGCGGTCCTTCGCGGCGTCCCCGGGGCCGACTCTGGAGCGCAGGCGGGCGGCCGGGTGGGTGGCGCGGCGCGGGCCGGCGGGAAGCGTATTCTGGGCACGGGGCGCCGGGCCAGGCCGGCTGCGCCGGGCGGCATTAGTGGGAAGCCGCCTAAAGACCCGCCCGGCGCCGCCCGTCGAGGGGGCGGGCGGCGGCAGACCGACCGGGCCGTCGAAGGGCTTAGGAGGCCGGTGGGCAGGGCCGAGGCGGGCCGCGCGGCGCAGCCATGCCAGGCTTTACGTGCTGCGTGCCGGGCTGCTACAACAACTCACACCGGGACAAGGCGCTGCACTTCTACACGTTTCCCAAGGACGCTGAACTGCGGCGTCTCTGGCTCAAGAACGTGTCCCGCGCTGGCGTCAGTGGGTGCTTCTCCACCTTTCAGCCCACCACGGGCCACCGTCTCTGCAGCGTCCACTTCCAGGGCGGCCGCAAGACCTACACGGTGCGCGTCCCTACCATCTTCCCGCTGCGTGGCGTCAACGAGCGCAAAGTAGCACGCAGACCCGCCGGGGCTGCAGCCGCTCGCCGCaggcagcagcaacaacaacagcagcagcaacaacaacagcagcagcagcagcaacagccaCCGCCGCAGCAGCAGTCGTCGCCGTCAGCCTCCACTGCCCAGGCCTCCCAGCTGCAGCCGAACCTGGTGTCTGCCTCTGCTGCTGTGCTCCTCACCCTTCAGGCCGCTGTAGACAGCAGCCAGGCTCCGGGGTCCGTGCCCCCAGCGCCCACCACTCCCACAGGCGAAGATGTGAAACCCATCGACCTGACCGTGCAAGTGGAGTTCGCCGCCGCCGAGGgggcagccgccgccgccgccgcgtcgGAGCTAGAGGCTGCTACAGCAGGGCTGGAGGCCGCAGAGTGCCCTTTGGGTCCCCAGTTGGTGGTGGTGGGTGAAGAGGGCTTCCCTGATACTGGCTCCGACCACTCATACTCGTTGTCGTCAGGCACCACGGAGGAGGAGCTCCTGCGCAAGCTGAACGAGC
The sequence above is a segment of the Leopardus geoffroyi isolate Oge1 chromosome E2, O.geoffroyi_Oge1_pat1.0, whole genome shotgun sequence genome. Coding sequences within it:
- the THAP11 gene encoding THAP domain-containing protein 11, whose translation is MPGFTCCVPGCYNNSHRDKALHFYTFPKDAELRRLWLKNVSRAGVSGCFSTFQPTTGHRLCSVHFQGGRKTYTVRVPTIFPLRGVNERKVARRPAGAAAARRRQQQQQQQQQQQQQQQQQQPPPQQQSSPSASTAQASQLQPNLVSASAAVLLTLQAAVDSSQAPGSVPPAPTTPTGEDVKPIDLTVQVEFAAAEGAAAAAAASELEAATAGLEAAECPLGPQLVVVGEEGFPDTGSDHSYSLSSGTTEEELLRKLNEQRDILALMEVKMKEMKGSIRHLRLTEAKLREELREKDRLLAMAVIRKKHGM